From the genome of Clostridia bacterium, one region includes:
- a CDS encoding phosphoribosylformylglycinamidine synthase: protein MSQVVRIFAEKKPGFDAPAQLLQQELQEYLGIKGLKGVRLIHRYDMILPEEHRDQVLAALFPETMADKIYVETLPLEPTDHILIKEPLLGQFHPKEAAAAQAIMLLTGQPDSVARTGEILVLSGELSPAELDRIKSYWLNPLAAREGHWEKPASLQAAPAAPPKIAVLEGFTRKREDELASLGRELGLAMSLADLQFCQAYFRDQEQRDPTVTEIRILDTYWSDHCRHKTFNTPIAAVEIAGGPLAEPIKAAHEAYLAARESLGLAGQKAPCLMDLATISMKELRRLGALPDLEESEETNAASIKIAVEHKGKREDWLLMFKNETHNHPTEIEPFAGAATCLGGAIRDPMSGRSYVYQAMRVTGSGDPRTPIEETLPGKLPQRYLTKTAALGYSSYGNQVGVPAGQVVEIYHEGYRAKRMELGALIAAAPAHWVHREKPQPGDVILLVGNKTGRDGCGGATGSSKELGHSPQQPGAAEVPAGNPLEERKLIRLFRNPAATSLIKKCNDFGAGGISVAIGELADGLVIDLDQVPLAYGGLDGTEIATAETQERMAVVIAPENVPAFLQLAEGEGLAATPIAGVTPDRRLKIYWQGDLIVDLDRDFLNSGGIKEEVQVRITAPAGENNYFSPPGPPVQGDDLKKAWLAHLQQLNNAGQRSLAQLFDATAGGHAVLAPYGGKYQSTPQEGMVSQVPVPDGETTTGTIMTFGFNPELTQWSPFHGGLYAVVEAVAKNVALGGDYTTIRLSLQEYFEKLGRQPEKWGKPFAALLGAYWAQKQLLLPSIGGKDSMSGTWHDLDVPPTLVAFAVNTVNVTRAVSAEFKKPNSLIVLIPAPKDENGIPDFEQLKANFRQIHALIQAGYVLAAGTVKTGGLAVALSKMAFGNRLGFVLEEPLSPEELFAPDYGTIVLEMPGDLAPEEILAGVPFRRLGRTQAEETIVVNGVAITLQEAYTAWHRPLAGIFGGVLQQNEPLPPPGDQGGATHRKTRKASIPLARPRVLIAVFPGTNGEYETGRAFTRAGGAVETLVLTNRTLDGLAASLNRFSEALSAAQILVLPGGAANWDEPEGSGKYIELILRHPRVQESILAFLDRDGLILGLGNGFQALLRTGLLPYGRFRPLHPRAPLLAVNRTGQHEAQYVKTKVVSTLSPWLALTEVGEAYVVPVSCREGRFIAPPEEAAALFRQGQVATQYVDEQGQPALDYEDNPTGAWYAVEGITSPDGRILGKMSHPERWGPYTAINIPGTREMPLFKAGIAYFR from the coding sequence ATGAGTCAGGTTGTCAGGATCTTTGCGGAAAAAAAACCGGGCTTTGATGCCCCGGCCCAACTCTTGCAGCAAGAATTGCAAGAATACTTAGGCATTAAAGGTCTCAAAGGGGTGCGGCTCATTCACCGCTACGATATGATTCTGCCGGAGGAACACCGGGATCAGGTGCTGGCCGCCTTGTTCCCTGAGACCATGGCCGATAAGATTTATGTCGAAACCCTGCCCCTAGAGCCAACTGATCACATCCTCATCAAAGAACCGCTCTTGGGCCAATTCCATCCCAAAGAAGCAGCCGCCGCGCAAGCCATCATGCTTTTGACGGGGCAACCGGACTCCGTGGCCCGTACCGGGGAAATACTGGTCCTCTCCGGCGAGCTGTCCCCGGCCGAACTGGACCGCATCAAATCCTACTGGCTTAATCCCCTGGCTGCCCGGGAGGGACACTGGGAAAAACCGGCCTCCCTGCAGGCAGCACCGGCAGCCCCGCCCAAAATCGCCGTTTTGGAAGGTTTCACCCGGAAAAGGGAAGATGAACTGGCCTCCCTGGGCCGGGAACTGGGACTGGCCATGAGCTTGGCTGACCTGCAGTTTTGCCAGGCTTACTTCCGGGACCAGGAACAAAGGGACCCCACGGTCACGGAAATCCGGATTTTAGATACATACTGGTCAGACCACTGCCGGCATAAAACTTTCAACACGCCCATTGCCGCCGTGGAAATTGCAGGAGGACCCCTGGCGGAGCCCATCAAAGCCGCTCATGAAGCTTATTTGGCAGCCAGGGAATCCCTGGGTTTGGCAGGACAGAAAGCCCCCTGCCTCATGGACCTGGCCACCATCAGCATGAAGGAACTGCGCAGACTTGGGGCTCTCCCGGACCTGGAGGAATCCGAGGAGACCAATGCGGCCAGCATCAAAATTGCCGTGGAGCACAAGGGCAAACGGGAAGACTGGCTGCTGATGTTTAAGAACGAAACCCACAACCACCCGACGGAAATCGAACCTTTTGCCGGGGCCGCCACCTGCCTGGGCGGGGCCATCCGGGATCCCATGTCCGGGCGCTCCTATGTTTATCAAGCCATGCGGGTTACCGGCAGCGGCGATCCCCGTACCCCCATCGAAGAGACGCTGCCGGGTAAACTGCCCCAGCGATACCTCACGAAAACCGCCGCCCTGGGCTACAGCAGCTACGGCAATCAAGTAGGCGTACCCGCCGGTCAAGTGGTGGAAATCTATCATGAAGGATACCGCGCCAAAAGGATGGAACTGGGCGCCCTGATCGCGGCGGCCCCGGCCCACTGGGTCCACAGGGAAAAGCCGCAGCCCGGGGACGTGATCCTGCTGGTCGGCAACAAGACGGGACGGGACGGCTGCGGCGGCGCCACCGGCTCTTCCAAGGAGCTGGGGCATTCCCCGCAGCAACCGGGGGCAGCAGAAGTGCCGGCGGGGAACCCGCTGGAAGAACGGAAGCTCATCCGCTTGTTCAGGAACCCGGCAGCCACCAGTCTCATCAAGAAATGCAACGACTTCGGCGCCGGCGGTATCTCCGTCGCCATCGGCGAACTGGCAGATGGGCTGGTCATAGACCTGGACCAGGTTCCCCTCGCCTACGGCGGGTTGGACGGCACCGAAATCGCCACGGCTGAAACCCAGGAAAGAATGGCGGTGGTCATTGCCCCGGAAAACGTGCCCGCCTTTCTCCAACTGGCGGAAGGGGAAGGGCTGGCCGCCACCCCCATTGCCGGGGTGACGCCGGACCGCCGCCTGAAAATCTACTGGCAGGGAGACCTCATTGTCGATTTAGACCGGGACTTCCTGAATTCCGGCGGCATCAAAGAAGAAGTCCAAGTCAGGATTACCGCCCCTGCCGGGGAAAACAACTACTTCTCCCCTCCCGGGCCGCCTGTGCAAGGTGACGATCTGAAAAAGGCCTGGCTGGCCCACCTGCAGCAATTAAATAACGCCGGCCAGCGGAGCCTGGCCCAGCTGTTCGATGCCACGGCAGGGGGTCACGCGGTCCTGGCTCCCTACGGCGGGAAGTATCAAAGCACGCCGCAGGAAGGGATGGTCAGCCAGGTCCCGGTACCGGACGGTGAAACCACCACCGGGACCATTATGACTTTCGGATTTAACCCGGAGCTCACCCAGTGGTCTCCTTTCCACGGCGGGCTCTACGCCGTGGTGGAAGCCGTGGCCAAAAACGTGGCCCTGGGCGGCGATTACACCACCATCAGGCTCAGCCTTCAGGAGTATTTTGAGAAACTAGGCCGGCAGCCGGAAAAATGGGGCAAACCTTTTGCCGCCCTGCTGGGCGCTTACTGGGCCCAAAAGCAACTGCTGCTCCCCTCCATCGGTGGGAAAGACAGCATGTCCGGCACCTGGCATGACCTGGATGTGCCCCCGACCCTGGTAGCTTTCGCGGTCAACACCGTCAACGTCACCCGGGCGGTGTCAGCGGAATTCAAAAAGCCCAACAGCCTGATTGTCCTGATCCCTGCTCCCAAGGATGAAAACGGGATCCCTGACTTTGAGCAGCTGAAAGCTAATTTCCGGCAGATCCACGCCCTCATCCAAGCCGGTTATGTTCTGGCCGCCGGTACCGTCAAAACCGGGGGGCTGGCAGTCGCCTTAAGCAAAATGGCTTTCGGCAACCGCCTTGGATTTGTGCTGGAGGAACCCTTGAGCCCGGAGGAATTGTTCGCCCCGGATTATGGAACCATCGTCTTGGAAATGCCCGGGGACCTGGCCCCGGAGGAAATACTGGCCGGGGTGCCTTTCCGCCGCCTGGGGCGTACCCAGGCGGAAGAAACCATCGTGGTCAACGGCGTGGCTATCACCTTGCAGGAAGCCTATACCGCCTGGCACAGGCCTTTAGCAGGCATTTTTGGCGGCGTCCTGCAGCAAAATGAACCGCTGCCTCCGCCGGGGGACCAAGGGGGGGCCACTCACCGGAAGACGCGCAAGGCATCCATTCCTTTAGCCCGGCCCAGGGTGCTAATCGCCGTTTTTCCCGGCACCAACGGGGAATACGAAACCGGGCGAGCTTTTACCCGGGCCGGCGGCGCCGTGGAAACCCTGGTCCTGACCAACCGGACCCTAGACGGCCTGGCGGCATCCCTAAACCGGTTCTCAGAAGCCTTATCCGCCGCTCAAATCCTGGTGCTGCCCGGCGGGGCTGCCAACTGGGACGAACCGGAAGGGTCCGGGAAATACATCGAGCTCATCCTAAGACATCCCCGGGTGCAGGAAAGCATCCTGGCGTTTTTGGACAGGGACGGCTTAATACTGGGCCTCGGCAACGGGTTCCAGGCTCTACTGCGCACCGGGCTTTTGCCTTACGGACGGTTCCGTCCCCTGCACCCACGGGCACCTTTGCTGGCCGTTAACCGGACCGGGCAGCATGAGGCCCAGTACGTGAAGACGAAAGTGGTCTCCACCCTGTCTCCCTGGCTGGCCTTGACGGAAGTGGGCGAAGCATATGTGGTTCCCGTGTCATGCCGGGAGGGACGCTTCATCGCCCCACCGGAAGAAGCCGCCGCACTGTTCCGGCAGGGACAAGTAGCCACCCAGTACGTGGATGAGCAAGGGCAGCCGGCCCTGGATTACGAAGACAACCCCACCGGCGCCTGGTACGCCGTCGAAGGTATCACCAGCCCCGACGGGAGAATCCTCGGAAAGATGTCCCATCCGGAACGCTGGGGGCCGTATACCGCCATCAATATCCCGGGCACCAGGGAAATGCCCTTGTTTAAGGCCGGCATTGCCTATTTCCGGTAA